In a genomic window of Fusarium verticillioides 7600 chromosome 11, whole genome shotgun sequence:
- a CDS encoding aromatic-L-amino-acid decarboxylase yields MDSAEFREAARTAIDEITDYYDNVSSQRVVSDVKPGYLRPLLPSSAPLEGESWSDIHADIESKILPGITHWANPRFMAFFPCSSSYPAALAEMYSNTFNGAHFNWICSPAVTELETIVMDWLAKALGLPECYLSGGSTHGGGVIHGSASEAILTVMCAARDKYLAAVTKDMDEDAVWNVRSKLVALGSSGSHSSTKKAAQILGVRFIAIPVTEEDGFSMTGRAVAKTVDELRARGLEPFYLTATMGTTDVCAVDDFAGIVEALSPTAGTERDIWVHVDAAYAGSALLLEENQPLTTPMADFHSFNFNPHKWMLTTFDCSAVWVRSRAWLIQSLSIKPPYLRNQFSDNELVTDYRDWQIPLGRRFRSLKLWFVLRSFGIRGLQAHIRNGVTLGESFQSKLASRPDLFTIFTSARFGLVTFRVKGADEAEINARTEELYEWVNRTGEFYLTSTVVNDKFAIRVCTGVERVREEHVQRIFDVLVERTEADLGKATKQ; encoded by the exons ATGGACTCCGCAGAGTTTCGTGAGGCAGCTCGTACAGCCATTGACGAGA TCACTGACTATTACGACAATGTCTCCTCTCAGCGCGTCGTATCCGACGTCAAGCCAGGCTATCTCCGCCCTCTCCTcccatcatcagcaccccTCGAGGGCGAGTCCTGGAGCGATATCCACGCAGACATCGAGTCCAAAATCCTCCCCGGAATAACCCACTGGGCCAACCCCCGATTCATGGCCTTTTTTCCTTGTTCTAGCAGCTATCCTGCTGCCCTGGCTGAAATGTACTCTAATACCTTCAACGGCGCCCATTTCAACTGGATCTGCAGCCCAGCGGTCACAGAGCTGGAAACAATCGTCATGGATTGGCTCGCCAAAGCTCTCGGTCTCCCGGAATGCTATCTGAGCGGCGGAAGTACCCATGGCGGTGGTGTTATTCACGGTAGTGCTAGCGAGGCTATCCTCACTGTCATGTGCGCTGCTCGCGATAAGTATCTCGCTGCTGTCACGAAGGAcatggatgaagatgccgtcTGGAACGTACGCAGCAAACTCGTCGCGTTGGGAAGTTCTGGATCTCACTCGAGTACCAAGAAAGCAGCTCAGATCCTCGGTGTCCGCTTCATCGCTATTCCTGTCACTGAAGAGGACGGATTCTCCATGACTGGCCGTGCTGTCGCCAAGACGGTAGATGAGTTGCGGGCTCGTGGGCTGGAGCCTTTTTACCTAACTGCTACGATGGGCACGACTGATGTCTGTGCAGTGGATGACTTTGCCGGTATCGTTGAGGCGCTGTCTCCTACCGCTGGAACAGAGAGGGATATCTGGGTCCACGTCGATGCTGCGTATGCAGGATCTGcacttcttctcgaggagaaTCAGCCGTTGACTACACCGATGGCTGACTTTCactctttcaacttcaacccgCATAAGTGGATGCTCACTACGTTTGATTGCTCTGCTGTTTGGGTCCGATCCCGAGCCTGGCTTATCCAatctctcagcatcaagccGCCGTACTTGCGTAACCAGTTTTCCGATAATGAACTGGTCACTGATTATCGCGATTGGCAAATCCCTCTTGGACGCCGCTTCCGCTCTCTGAAGCTATGGTTCGTTCTTCGCAGCTTTGGCATCCGAGGTTTACAAGCGCACATTCGAAATGGAGTTACGCTTGGCGAATCTTTTCAGAGCAAGCTGGCAAGTCGACCTGATCTAttcaccatcttcacctctGCGCGGTTTGGCCTGGTCACTTTCCGAGTCAAGGGGGCTGATGAAGCGGAGATCAACGCCCGAACGGAAGAGCTTTATGAATGGGTTAACAGAACTGGGGAGTTCTATCTTACTAGCACGGTTGTCAATGACAAGTTTGCGATTCGTGTGTGTACAGGTGTTGAGAGGGTTCGAGAGGAGCATGTACAGAGGATCTTTGATGTTTTGGTAGAGAGGACGGAGGCAGACCTGGGTAAAGCCACGAAGCAGTGA